A single genomic interval of Alligator mississippiensis isolate rAllMis1 chromosome 15, rAllMis1, whole genome shotgun sequence harbors:
- the LOC109285046 gene encoding transcriptional regulator ERG-like, translating to MMTAWGAAGPGPALETHHPPIQVETTHIIPDPYQVLGPTGSRLANPGSGQIQLWQFLLELLSDSANAGCIAWEGADGEFKMTDPDEVARRWGRRKSKPNMNYDKLSRALRYYYDKSIMTKVHGKRYAYKFDFRGLSQTHQADPGAYRVPAPALPCLGPCHVQPKAGFGLAPGPGVAPSFFTSPYWGGGGLYQSPGGYLNSTF from the exons ATGATGACAGCGTGGGGAGCAGCTGGACCGGGACCAGCCCTAGAG actcaccacCCCCCCATCCAAGTGGAGACCACCCACATCATCCCAG atcCCTACCAGGTGCTAGGACCCACCGGCAGCCGTTTGGCCAATCCAG GCAGCGGGCAGATCCAGCTGTGGCAgttcctgctggagctgctgtcagACAGCGCCAATGCGGGCTGCATCGCCTGGGAGGGGGCAGACGGCGAGTTCAAGATGACCGACCCGGATGAGGTGGCGCGACGCTGGGGCCGGCGCAAGTCCAAGCCCAACATGAACTACGACAAGCTGAGCCGGGCGCTGCGCTACTACTATGACAAGAGCATCATGACCAAGGTCCACGGCAAGCGCTACGCCTACAAGTTCGACTTCCGGGGCCTCAGCCAGACCCACCAGGCTGACCCTGGTGCCTACCGAGTCCCCGCtccggccctgccctgcctggggccctgccatgtgcagcccaAGGCAGGCTTTGGCCTAGCGCCTGGCCCTGGGGTAGCCCCCAGCTTCTTCACTAGCCCctactgggggggtggggggctctacCAGAGCCCCGGGGGCTACCTCAACTCCACCTTTTAG